A genomic stretch from Sceloporus undulatus isolate JIND9_A2432 ecotype Alabama chromosome 5, SceUnd_v1.1, whole genome shotgun sequence includes:
- the LOC121930664 gene encoding C-X-C motif chemokine 11-like translates to MMKSALTILLLILCAALLQGMPTSRRGRCLCRGKRMPGVDIRNIAEVEYHLPSSSCEHEELVVVFKTDGRRGCLDTNRVQGRRIKEAIMKKKK, encoded by the exons ATGATGAAGTCTGCTCTCACAATCTTGCTCCTTATCCTCTGCGCAGCTCTCCTGCAAG GAATGCCAACCTCTAGGCGGGGGCGCTGTCTCTGTCGAGGAAAGCGCATGCCTGGCGTTGACATACGGAACATTGCTGAAGTGGAATACCACCTGCCAAGCTCCAGCTGTGAACATGAAGAGTTAGT AGTCGTTTTCAAAACAGATGGGAGGAGAGGATGTCTTGACACAAACAGAGTACAGGGCAGGAGAATAAAAGAG GCcattatgaagaagaagaagtaa